In Oncorhynchus nerka isolate Pitt River linkage group LG26, Oner_Uvic_2.0, whole genome shotgun sequence, one DNA window encodes the following:
- the LOC115110050 gene encoding apoptosis regulator BAX-like: MACAETSDYRVGEVLLNRVMQEQLDEVPSDVPVVVSTKTQEVESDQEQKIVSQLAVMIRTIGDAVKKDGKLDDAIDGMVGKMTSQTSYWKLVEQVFEDSQITWERIAVLFYVAGRIAVKVVIANIPQLVKDILKWTLDYFRRELLDWIQKHGGWMNSFAELARVQVEKMSPMSTWSSAFILVFLGGVILGSVITWKLARRT; this comes from the exons ATGGCGTGTGCAGAGACATCAG ATTACAGAGTAGGAGAGGTCCTGCTGAATAG AGTGATGCAGGAGCAGCTGGATGAGGTGCCATCAGACGTCCCGGTAGTGGTCTCCACAAAAACCCAGGAGGTGGAGAGTGATCAGGAGCAGAAGATTGTGTCACAGCTAGCTGTGATGATACGGACCATCGGAGACGCCGTCAAGAAGGACGGGAAGCTGGACGA TGCGATAGATGGAATGGTGGGGAAAATGACCAGCCAGACCAGCTACTGGAAGTTGGTAGAACAGGTATTTGAGGACAGTCAAATCACCTGGGAGAGAATTGCTGTGCTGTTTTACGTAGCAGGGAGGATAGCCGTCAAG GTGGTGATTGCTAACATCCCCCAGTTAGTGAAGGACATACTGAAGTGGACTCTGGACTACTTCAGAAGAGAATTACTGGATTGGATCCAGAAACATGGAGGATGG aTGAACAGTTTTGCTGAGCTGGCACGTGTGCAGGTGGAGAAGATGTCCCCTATGAGCACCTGGTCCTCAGCGTTCATCCTGGTCTTCCTCGGAGGTGTCATACTGGGTAGTGTTATCACCTGGAAACTGGCCAGGAGGacctga
- the aldh16a1 gene encoding aldehyde dehydrogenase family 16 member A1 — MAGITSKTIHDIFQSMEYGPSSSNTATAQAWLESHSRALGLFIDGKFVSSADRQTCNVTDSSGGPVCSTVCAVDEDASLSVSSGASGFKAWSALPCHLRAKTLLRLVSSLQRHGQCLSELCDLAQSPSSPSALVRLLQYYSGWAQLRDSLIPDWTPRGVVVVVVSDDCSLYSLMLKVLPALAMGNAVVAIPGVGTAPPVLLLAQLFVEAGLPAGVLNVVTGSVLSLGSKVSQNPHVSYVTYSGNKKDGEILCRATAGMGVPVSLSLSLGATCPFIIFESADIDSAVDGVIETAFKKNRECQWMLCVQESVWDSVVARLKVRMAGMKSVPLLAEGDRKLVDAAVQEAQQQGATLIQPCPPPSSGAAYPPTVLCGVAPSCTCVVTPSPGPLLPLLSFRSHGEGVTLGNHSPHGQAASLWTEDLTLALEAAKSLSVGAVWVNSHSVMDPSLPLSGHKESGNCIDGGKEGLFQFLRPSSSPPLPRSSPASVDYSTFGTAASAAIIPEGSNSSSTPRSYLQYVGGKQCKSESGSSVCVLAPGGAVLAYCPDGGRKDVRNAVEAAIKVQPGWMKKSPVARAQSLFSLAETLELKRRDMAVSLHSQTGLSLEKADMEVELSIAQLCDWAARCDKERGGVPSVPQSGSALSIPEALGVVGVVLPDSSPLLSMVSLLAAAVAMGNAVIMVPSPKYPLPALEFIQVLQSSDLPGGVVSIITGGRDQLTQALANHSVIKAIWYWGSMEGCQFLQHMCASPLKSLWLHCQEKDGGRDWAQPHASLQEEMWRQAVQWKSVWIPTA; from the exons atgGCTGGCATTACCTCCAAGACAATACACGATATATTTCAATCTATGGAGTACGGACCGAGTAGTTCCAACACAGCTACTgctcag GCTTGGCTTGAGTCTCATTCTCGTGCTCTCGGTTTGTTCATCGATGGAAAGTTTGTCAgttctgcagacagacagacatgcaatGTGACCGACTCTTCAG GTGGTCCtgtgtgtagtactgtgtgtgCTGTGGATGAGGATgcatccctgtctgtgtcctctggggCCAGTGGCTTCAAGGCCTGGAGTGCTCTCCCCTGTCATCTCAGAGCCAAGACTCTACTCCG gttggtGAGTAGCCTCCAGAGACACGGTCAGtgtctgtcagagctgtgtgacCTGGCCCAGTCTCCCAGTTCCCCTTCAGCACTGGTCAGACTGCTGCAGTACTACTCCGGCTGGGCTCAGCTCAGAGACTCACTCATTCCCGACTGGACCCCACGTG gtgtggtggtagtggttgtCTCTGacgactgttctctctactctctcatgCTGAAAGTCTTACCTGCACTGGCCATGg GCAACGCAGTGGTGGCGATCCCTGGCGTGGGGACAGCGCCTCCTGTTCTGTTATTGGCTCAGCTGTTTGTGGAGGCGGGACTTCCTGCGGGGGTGCTGAATGTGGTGACGGGCAGCGTTTTGTCGCTGGGTTCTAAAGTGTCTCAAAACCCGCACGTCAGCTATGTCACTTACAGTGGCAACAAaaag GATGGAGAGATTCTGTGCAGGGCCACAGCAGGCATGGGtgttcccgtctctctctccctctccctcggaGCCacctgtcccttcatcatctttGAGTCTGCCGATATCGACAGTGCCGTGGATGGAGTGATAGAGACCGCCTTTAAGAAGAACAGAGAG TGCCAGTGGATGCTGTGTGTCCAGGAGTCAGTGTGGGACAGTGTTGTAGCCCGTCTGAAGGTTCGGATGGCAGGGATGAAGAGTGTTCCTCTCCTGGCCGAAGGGGACCGAAAGCTGGTGGACGCTGCAGTACAGGAGGCCCAACAGCAGGGGGCCACG CTGATCCAGCCGTGTCCCCCGCCCTCCTCCGGTGCTGCCTATCCCCCCACGGTGCTGTGTGGAGTAGCCCCCTCCTGCACCTGTGTGGTGACCCCATCCCCCGGCCCTCTgttgcccctcctctccttcaggaGCCACGGGGAGGGTGTCACTCTGG GGAACCACAGCCCTCACGGCCAGGCTGCCTCTCTCTGGACTGAAGACCTAACTCTGGCTCTGGAGGCTGCCAAGAG cctgtctgtgGGTGCAGTGTGGGTCAACTCCCACTCTGTGATGGAcccttccctgcctctctctggccACAAGGAGAGTGGCAACTGCAtcgatggagggaaggag ggTCTGTTCCAATTCCTCCGCCCTTCCTCCTCGCCTCCTCTACCCCGCTCCTCTCCAGCCTCTGTTGATTACTCCACGTTTGGAACGGCGGCATCAGCGGCCATCATTCCAGAGGGATCTAATtcatccag TACCCCTCGTTCCTATCTGCAGTATGTGGGGGGGAAGCAGTGTAAGTCTGAGtctggcagcagtgtgtgtgtcctggctCCAGGGGGAGCTGTTCTCGCCTACTGTCCCGACGGGGGGAGGAAAGACGTTCGCAATGCCGTGGAGGCGGCCATTAAGGTCCAACCTGG TTGGATGAAGAAAAGCCCTGTGGCCCGAGCTCAAAGCCTCTTCTCTCTGGCTGAGACCTTGGAGCTGAAGAGGCGGGACATGGCCGTGTCACTCCACTCCCAGACAGGCCTCTCATTGGAGAAGGCGGACATGGAGGTGGAGCTGAGCATCGCTCAGCTCTGTGATTGGGCCGCTCGCTGTGATAAGGAAAGGGGCGGAGTTCCG TCCGTCCCACAGTCCGGTTCGGCTCTGTCCATCCCCGAGgctctaggagtggtgggtgtggttCTCCCtgactcctcccccctcctctctatgGTCTCCCTGCTGGCAGCTGCTGTTGCCATGGGCAATGCTGTCATCATGGTGCCCAGTCCAAAGTACCCCCTGCCTGCTCTAGAGTTCATCCAG GTTCTCCAGTCCTCAGATCTTCCAGGAGGCGTGGTCAGCATTATAACTGGTGGCAGAGATCAGCTGACCCAGGCTCTAGCCAATCACAGTGTCATCAAGGCCATATGGTACTGGGGGAGTATGGAG ggttgccAGTTCCTACAGCACATGTGTGCCAGCCCTCTGAAGAGCCTGTGGCTTCACTGccaggagaaggatggagggagagactgggcccAGCCTCATGCCTCACTCCAGGAAGAGATGTGGAGACAGGCCGTCCAGTGGAAGAGTGTCTGGATCCCCActgcttag